The segment CCGTACTCCTCCGCAGCCCTACTGAACGAACTGACGGCCGTCTGCGCCGCCGTCTCGACCAGCGATATGCCCCTGCCCATCGTGGTGCTGCCCTTGGACGTCACGGCGACCAGGTAGGTGCGGCCGCCGTAGGTCACCCGGCCGATGCTGTTGATGTCCCACAGGGAGGTCTGGCTGCGCTGCAGCCAGCCGTTCTTCACGTCGAAGTCCCCGGTCGACGCGCTCGGCACGCCCCAGTCCTGGTAGGTGCTGACCTGGCCCATCAGGTTCTGGATGTACGCCCGCGAGGCGTCGTTGAGCACCGAGTCCGAGTCCGTCCCGAACACGACCCGCAGAAGCCGCAGTTGGTCGGCCGCCGTGGTCTGGGTGAGGCCCCACAGGGCCCCGCTGCCGCCGGTGGTCTCCGTCAGCCCGAGGCGCCGGTTGGCCGCGTTGAGGCCGCTCGCCCTGCCGATGTCCTTCCACAGCGCGCTGGCGGCCGCGTTGTCGCTGTTCTCGATCATGACCTTGGCGTAGGCCTTCTCCTGGGTCGTCAGCTGACGCCCCTTGTCCTGCGCCTGCAGCAGCAGCGTCGCGAGGATGTCCACCTTCACGATGCTCGCGGTGTCGAACGAGCCGCTTCCGTATACGGCGCTCTTCCCCGACTTCATGTCCAGCACCGCGACCGAGTACTTGGCCTGGGCGCCCCCCGACACATCCGCCATGGCCTTGCCCAGCACCTCGTCCCAGTCCACCAGCGGCTTCGTGGTGGCGAACGCGGCCACCGCGTTCGCCAGCGGCTCGCTCGGTGAGGGAGAGGCCGACGCGCTCGTGCCCAGGCCGCCCGCATGCGCGTTCACGATGACGGTCGTACCCAGTCCGGTGCCGAGGGCGACAGTGGCCGCGACCGCCGCGAACACGACGGGGCGGCTTCTGCGGTCGCGGGAGCGGGAGCGGAAGTGGCGGTCCGCCTGCCGCGGGACTGGGGCAGGACGGTCCTCGTTGTCGGAAGTCTCGTGTGCCATGACCCGTCACGCTAGGTTTCGAACCTGCGTGCCGTATAGGAGTTCGGTTAAAACACCGTAAGAAATTCACACCTGTGCTGTCGGGCTACCCTCGACCCGTGGAGCTCAAGAACATCCCCGACCCCGGTTTCTCCGACGACGACGGCACTGCCGACCCCCGGCTCTCCGCCGCGCTGCGCGCGTACGCGGGCGGCGCGGGCGAGGGGGAGGTGCTCACCGCGCTGCGCGGAGCGCGGCTGCTGGTGCCGGTCGTCGCCCTGCTGGGCGAGGTGGAGACCGGGACCGACGGGCTTCGCCGCGAGAAGACCAGCGACATGGCCGTCCCCACCATCGAGGCAGCCGACGGCCGCCGCGCCCTGCCCGCCTTCACCTCCACCGACGCCCTGGCGCGCTGGCGCCCCGACGCCCGCCCGGTCGCGGTGCCCCTGGCCCAGGCTCTTCAG is part of the Streptomyces sp. NBC_01262 genome and harbors:
- a CDS encoding serine hydrolase, which translates into the protein MAHETSDNEDRPAPVPRQADRHFRSRSRDRRSRPVVFAAVAATVALGTGLGTTVIVNAHAGGLGTSASASPSPSEPLANAVAAFATTKPLVDWDEVLGKAMADVSGGAQAKYSVAVLDMKSGKSAVYGSGSFDTASIVKVDILATLLLQAQDKGRQLTTQEKAYAKVMIENSDNAAASALWKDIGRASGLNAANRRLGLTETTGGSGALWGLTQTTAADQLRLLRVVFGTDSDSVLNDASRAYIQNLMGQVSTYQDWGVPSASTGDFDVKNGWLQRSQTSLWDINSIGRVTYGGRTYLVAVTSKGSTTMGRGISLVETAAQTAVSSFSRAAEEYGF